AGACTCGGGATGTCGGCTTAACAATCGGTCGAACCGAATCCTTTATCTCCATAAGCTAAGCATAGTTAATTTTACAGAGATTGACTCTGGATAAGCTTAAAGAGCCTTATAGGTCTTTGATGGAAAAGCTTGTTAAACTTCTCCAGGCTAGGCTCGGCGATAGACTCATCTCTATCGTCGTTTACGGTAGCGTAGCCAGGGGCACAGCCCGTAAAGATAGCGATATAGACCTCTTGGTGGTGGCTGAGGGGCTACCTAAAAGCCGTATGAAGCGTCAACAGATATTCTTGGAAGTAGAGGAGGGGCTTAACTCTGTGGTCGAAGAACTCTGGAGTAAGGGGGTTCATGTAGACTTCTCACCGATAATGCTAACTCCTGAGGAGGCGTCTAAGATAAGGTCGATATATTTGGATA
The window above is part of the Candidatus Bathyarchaeota archaeon genome. Proteins encoded here:
- a CDS encoding nucleotidyltransferase domain-containing protein, with product MEKLVKLLQARLGDRLISIVVYGSVARGTARKDSDIDLLVVAEGLPKSRMKRQQIFLEVEEGLNSVVEELWSKGVHVDFSPIMLTPEEASKIRSIYLDMVEDAVVLYDKDMFFETILERLRKRLKELGAKRIWVGDKWYWMLKPDIRFGEVVEIE